In the genome of Delphinus delphis chromosome 15, mDelDel1.2, whole genome shotgun sequence, one region contains:
- the RBBP6 gene encoding E3 ubiquitin-protein ligase RBBP6 isoform X2: MSCVHYKFSSKLNYDTVTFDGLHISLCDLKKQIMGREKLKAADCDLQITNAQTKEEYTDDNALIPKNSSVIVRRIPIGGVKSTSKTYVISRTEPVMGTSKAIDDSSASISLAQLTKTANLAEANASEEDKIKAMMSQSGHEYDPVNYMKKPLGPPPPSYTCFRCGKPGHYIKNCPTNGDKNFESGPRIKKSTGIPRSFMMEVKDPNMKGAMLTNTGKYAIPTIDAEAYAIGKKEKPPFLPEEPSSSSEEDDPIPDELLCLICKDIMTDAVVIPCCGNSYCDECIRTALLESDEHTCPTCHQNDVSPDALIANKFLRQAVNNFKNETGYTKRLRKQLPPPPPQLPPPRPLIQRNLQPLMRSPISRQQDPLMIPVTSSTHPAPSISSLTSNQSSLAPPVPGNPSSTPAPVPDITATVSISVHSEKSDGPFRDSDNKILPAAALASEHSKGASSIAITALMEEKGYQVPVLGTPSLLGQSLLHGQLIPTTGPVRINTARPGGGRPGWEHSNKLGYLVSPPQQIRRGERSCYRSINRGRHHSERSQRTQGPSLPANPVFVPVPPPPLYPPPPHTLPLPPGVPPPQFSPQFPPGQPPPAGYSVPPPGFPPAPANLSTPWVSSGVQTAHSNTIPTTQAPPLSREEFYREQRRLKEESKSPYSGSSYSRSSYTYSKSRSGSTRSRSYSRSFSRSHSRSYSRSPPYPRRGRGKSRNYRSRSRSHGYHRSRSRSPPYRRYHSRSRSPQAFRGQSPNKRNVPQGETEREYFNRYREVPPPYDMKAYYGRSVDFRDPFEKERYREWERKYREWYEKYYKGYAAGAQPRPSANRENFSPERFLPLNIRNSPFTRGRREEYSGGQSHRSRNIGGNYPEKLSSRDSHNQKDNTKSKEKESENVSGDGKGNKHKKHRKRRKGEESEGFLNPELLETSRKSREPTSGEENKTDSLFVLPSRDDATPVRDEPMDAESITFKSVSEKDKREKDKPKAKGDKTKRKNDGSAVSKKETVAKPAKGPQEKLDGEREKSPRSEPPLKKAKEETPKTDNVKSSSSSQKDEKIIGTPRKAHSKSVKEHQETKPVKEEKVKKDYSKDVKSEKLTSKEEKTKKPNDKSKPLDSKGEKRKRKTEEKGGDKDFESSSMKISKLEVTEIVKPSPKRKMELDIEKLDRTPEKDKISSSTAPAKKIKLNRETGKKIGSTENISNTKEPSEKLESTSGKVKQEKIKGKVRRKVTGTEGSSSTLVDYTSTSSTGGSPVRKSEEKTDTKRTVIKTMEEYNNDNTAPAEDVIIMIQVPQSKWDKDDFESEEEDVKSTTQPISSVGKPASVIKNVSTKPSNAVKYTEKENESSEKIQKLTKEVSHEITQHEVKSSKNSASSEKGKTKDRDHSVLEKENPEKRKNSTQPEKDSNLDRLNEQGNFKSLSQSSKETRTSGKEDKHDSIRGSSNKDFTPNRDKKTDYDNREYSSSKRRDERNELTRRKDSPSRSKDSAAGQKTKPREERDLPKKGTGDSKKSNSSPSRDKKPHDHKSTYDTKRSSEETKSVDKNPCKDREKHVLEAKNNKESSGNKSLYILNPPDPQIEKEQVTGQIDKNTIKPKPQLSHSSRLSSDLTRETDEAAFEPDYNESDSESNVSVKEEETSGKISKELKDKVMEKAKESLDMAAVSQVGVTRSQSQSSPSVSPSRSHSPSGSQTRSHSSSASSAESQDSKKKKKKKEKKKHKKHKKHKKHKKHAGTEVELEKSQKHKHKKKKSKKSKDKEKEKEKDDQKVKSVTV, translated from the exons AATATACTGATGATAATGCTCTAATTCCTAAGAATTCATCTGTGATTGTTAGAAGAATTCCTATTGGAGGTGTTAAATCTACAAGCAAGACATACGTTat AAGTCGAACTGAACCAGTGATGGGAACTTCAAAAGCA ATTGATGACTCTTCTGCATCTATTTCTCTGGCCCAGCTTAcgaag ACTGCCAATCTGGCTGAAGCCAATGCTTctgaagaagataaaattaaagcAATGATGTCGCAATCTGGCCATGAATACGACCCAGTCAA tTACATGAAGAAACCTCTAGGTCCACCACCTCCATCTTATACTTGTTTCCGTTGTGGTAAACCTGGCCATTATATTAAGAATTGCCCAACAAATGGG GATAAGAACTTTGAATCTGGTCCTAGGATTAAAAAGAGCACTGGAATTCCCAGAAGTTTTATGATGGAGGTGAAAGATCCTAACATGAAAGGTGCAATGCTTACCAACACTGGAAAATATGCAATACCAACTATAGATGC AGAAGCATATGcaattgggaaaaaagaaaaaccaccttTTTTACCAGAGGAACCATCATCATCTTCAGAAGAAGATGATCCTATCCCAGATGAATTGTTGTGTCTCATCTGCAAAGATATTATGACTGATGCTGTTGTCATTCCATGCTGTGGAAATAGTTATTGTGATGAAT GTATAAGGACAGCTCTCTTGGAATCAGATGAACATACATGTCCAACATGTCATCAGAATGATGTCTCTCCTGATGCTTTAATTGCCAATAAGTTCTTACGACAG GCTGTTAATAACTTCAAAAATGAAACTGGTTATACGAAAAGACTAAGAAAACAGttacctccacccccaccccaactaCCACCTCCAAGACCACTCATTCAACGGAACCTACAACCTCTGATGAGGTCTCCAATATCAAGACAACAAGATCCTCTGATGATTCCAGTGACATCATCAACTCACCCGGCTCCATCCATATCTTCATTAACCTCTAATCAGTCTTCCTTGGCCCCTCCTGTGCCTGGAAATCCATCTTCTACCCCAGCCCCTGTACCTGATATAACTGCAACAGTCTCCATATCAGTCCACTCAGAAAAATCAGATGGACCTTTTCG GGATTCTGATAATAAAATACTGCCAGCTGCAGCACTTGCATCTGAACATTCAAAGGGAGCCTCTTCAATTGCAATTACTGCCCTTATGGAAGAGAAG GGTTACCAGGTGCCTGTACTTGGAACCCCATCTTTGCTTGGACAGTCATTATTGCATGGACAATTGATCCCCACAACTG gTCCAGTAAGAATAAACACTGCTCGTCCAGGTGGTGGTCGACCAGGTTGGGAACA TTCCAACAAGCTTGGATATCTGGTTTCTCCACCACAGCAAATTagaagaggggagagaagctGCTACAG aagtATAAACCGTGGACGACACCACAGCGAAAGATCACAGAGAACTCAAGGCCCATCACTACCAGCAAATCCAGTTTTTGTACCtgtcccaccccctcccttgtatcctcctcctccccacacgcttcctctccctccaggtGTTCCTCCTCCACAGTTttctcctcagtttcctcctggccAGCCACCACCTGCTGGGTATAGTGTTCCCCCTCCAGGGTTTCCTCCAGCTCCGGCCAATTTATCAACACCTTGGGTATCATCAGGAGTACAGACAGCTCATTCAAATACCATCCCAACAACACAAGCACCACCTTTGTCCAGGGAAGAATTCTATAGAGAGCAACGACGACTAAAAGAAGA gtCCAAATCTCCCTATAGTGGTTCATCCTATTCAAGAAGTTCATATACTTATTCTAAATCAAGATCTGGTTCAACACGATCACGTTCTTATTCTCGATCATTTAGCCGCTCACATTCTCGTTCCTATTCACGATCACCTCCATACCCCagaagaggcagaggaaaaagTCGAAATTACCGTTCACGGTCTAGATCGCACGGGTATCATCGATCTAGGTCAAGGTCACCCCCATATAGACGGTATCATTCACGATCAAGATCTCCTCAAGCATTTAGGGGACAATCTCCTAATAAACGTAATGTACCTCAAGGAGAAACAGAACGTGAATATTTTAACAGGTACAGAGAAGTTCCACCACCTTATGACATGAAAGCTTATTACGGGAGGAGTGTTGACTTCAGAGACCCATTTGAAAAAGAACGTTATCGAGAATGGGAGAGAAAATATAGAGAGTggtatgaaaaatattataaaggctATGCTGCTGGAGCACAGCCTAGACCTTCAGCAAATAGAGAGAACTTTTCTCCAGAGAGATTTTTACCACTTAATATCAGGAATTCTCCCTTCACAAGAGGCCGCAGAGAGGAGTACTCTGGTGGACAGAGTCATAGAAGTCGAAACATAGGTGGCAACTATCCAGAAAAGCTTTCATCAAGAGACAGTCACAATCAGAAGGATAATACAAAGTCAAAAGAGAAGGAGAGTGAAAATGTTTCAGGAGatggtaaaggaaataaacataagaaacacagaaaaagaagaaagggggaagaaagtgAAGGCTTTCTAAACCCAGAGTTATTAGAAACTTCTAGGAAATCAAGAGAGCCAACAAgtggtgaagaaaataaaacagactcaTTGTTTGTTCTCCCAAGTAGAGATGATGCTACACCTGTTAGAGATGAACCAATGGATGCTGAATCCATTACTTTTAAATCAGTGTCtgaaaaagacaagagagaaaaagataaacctAAAGCAAAAGGTGACAAGACCAAACGGAAAAATGATGGATCTGCTGTGTCCAAAAAAGAAACTGTTGCAAAACCTGCTAAAGGACCTCAAGAAAAACTAGATGGAGAGCGTGAAAAATCTCCTCGATCTGAACCTCCACTTAAAAAAGCCAAAGAGGAGACTCCAAAGACTGACAATGTGAAATCATCATCTTCCtctcaaaaagatgaaaagatcaTTGGTACCCCCAGAAAAGCTCACTCTAAGTCAGTAAAGGAACACCAGGAGACAAAACCAGTCAAAGAGGAAAAAGTGAAGAAGGACTACTCCAAAGACGTCAAGTCAGAGAAGCTAACTAGTAAGGAAGAAAAGACCAAGAAGCCTAATGATAAGAGTAAACCACTTGATagcaagggagaaaaaagaaaaagaaaaactgaagagaaaggtGGAGATAAAGATTTTGAGTCATCTTCAATGAAAATCTCTAAATTAGAAGTAACTGAAATAGTGAAACCATCACCAAAGCGCAAAATGGAACTTGATATTGAAAAGCTGGATAGGACGcctgaaaaagacaaaatttcaTCATCAACTGCTCCAGCCAAAAAAATCAAGCTTAACAGAGAAACTGGTAAAAAAATTGGAAGTACAGAAAATATATCTAATACAAAAGAACCCTCTGAAAAATTGGAGTCAACATCTGGCAaagttaaacaagaaaaaatcaaaggaaaggtCAGGCGAAAAGTGACTGGAACTGAAGGATCCAGCTCAACACTCGTGGATTATACCAG taCCAGTTCGACTGGAGGCAGTCCTGTGcggaaatctgaagaaaaaacagatacaaaGCGAACTGTCATTAAAACAATGGAAGAGTATAATAATGATAACACAGCTCCTGCTGAAGATGTTATTATTATGATTCAGGTTCCTCAATCCAAATGGGATAAAGATGACTTTGAATCTGAAGAAGAAGATGTTAAATCCACCACACAGCCTATATCAAGTGTAGGAAAACCTGCCAGTGTTATAAAAAATGTTAGCACTAAGCCATCAAATGCAGTCAAatatactgaaaaagaaaatgagtcgTCAGAGAAAATTCAGAAACTCACCAAGGAAGTGAGCCATGAAATTACACAGCATGAGGTCAAAAGTTCAAAAAACTCTGCATCTAGTGAAAAAGGGAAAACCAAAGATCGAGATCATTCAGTGTTGGAAAAGGAAAAcccagaaaagaggaagaacagcACTCAGCCAGAGAAAGATAGTAATCTGGACCGTCTGAATGagcaaggaaattttaaaagtctgtctCAATCTTCCAAAGAGACTAGAACTTCTGGCAAAGAAGATAAGCATGATTCCATTCGAGGTTCCTCAAATAAAGACTTCACTcccaacagagacaaaaaaactGATTATGACAACAGAGAGTATTCAAGTTCCAAACGTAGAGATGAAAGGAATGAattaacaagaagaaaagactctCCTTCTCGCAGTAAAGACTCTGCAGCTGGACAAAAAACTAAGCCAAGGGAGGAGAGAGATTTGCCTAAAAAAGGAACAGGAGATTCCAAAAAAAGTAACTCTAGTCCCTCAAGAGACAAAAAACCTCATGATCATAAATCCACTTATGATACTAAACGTTCAAGTGAAGAGACGAAATCTGTAGATAAAAATCCCTGTAAAGATCGTGAGAAACATGTGTTAGAGGCAAAGAACAATAAAGAGTCAAGTGGCAATAAATCACTGTATATACTTAACCCACCGGACCCACAGATTGAGAAGGAGCAAGTTACTGGGCAAATTGATAAGAACACCATCAAGCCTAAACCCCAGTTAAGTCATTCCTCTCGACTGTCCTCTGACTTAACTAGAGAAACTGATGAAGCTGCTTTTGAACCAGATTACAATGAAAGTGACAGTGAAAGCAATGTATctgtaaaagaggaagaaacttcAGGGAAAATTTCTAAGGAACTGAAAGATAAAGTaatggagaaagcaaaagagagcCTGGACATGGCAGCAGTCAGCCAGGTAGGTGTAACCAGGAGCCAGAGTCAAAGCAGCCCTAGTGTCAGTCCAAGTAGAAGTCATAGCCCTTCTGGAAGCCAAACCCGAAGCCACAGTAGCAGTGCTAGCTCTGCAGAAAGTCAGGAcagcaagaagaagaagaaaaagaaagaaaagaaaaagcacaagaaacataaaaaacataAGAAGCATAAGAAACATGCAGGCACTGAAGTAGAATtggaaaaaagccaaaaacacaaacataagaaaaagaagtcaaagaagagcaaagataaagaaaaggagaaggagaaggatgaCCAAAAAGTGAAATCTGTCACTGTGTAA
- the RBBP6 gene encoding E3 ubiquitin-protein ligase RBBP6 isoform X1 produces MSCVHYKFSSKLNYDTVTFDGLHISLCDLKKQIMGREKLKAADCDLQITNAQTKEEYTDDNALIPKNSSVIVRRIPIGGVKSTSKTYVISRTEPVMGTSKAIDDSSASISLAQLTKTANLAEANASEEDKIKAMMSQSGHEYDPVNYMKKPLGPPPPSYTCFRCGKPGHYIKNCPTNGDKNFESGPRIKKSTGIPRSFMMEVKDPNMKGAMLTNTGKYAIPTIDAEAYAIGKKEKPPFLPEEPSSSSEEDDPIPDELLCLICKDIMTDAVVIPCCGNSYCDECIRTALLESDEHTCPTCHQNDVSPDALIANKFLRQAVNNFKNETGYTKRLRKQLPPPPPQLPPPRPLIQRNLQPLMRSPISRQQDPLMIPVTSSTHPAPSISSLTSNQSSLAPPVPGNPSSTPAPVPDITATVSISVHSEKSDGPFRDSDNKILPAAALASEHSKGASSIAITALMEEKGYQVPVLGTPSLLGQSLLHGQLIPTTGPVRINTARPGGGRPGWEHSNKLGYLVSPPQQIRRGERSCYRSINRGRHHSERSQRTQGPSLPANPVFVPVPPPPLYPPPPHTLPLPPGVPPPQFSPQFPPGQPPPAGYSVPPPGFPPAPANLSTPWVSSGVQTAHSNTIPTTQAPPLSREEFYREQRRLKEEEKKKSKLDEFTNDFAKELMEYKKIQKERRRSFSRSKSPYSGSSYSRSSYTYSKSRSGSTRSRSYSRSFSRSHSRSYSRSPPYPRRGRGKSRNYRSRSRSHGYHRSRSRSPPYRRYHSRSRSPQAFRGQSPNKRNVPQGETEREYFNRYREVPPPYDMKAYYGRSVDFRDPFEKERYREWERKYREWYEKYYKGYAAGAQPRPSANRENFSPERFLPLNIRNSPFTRGRREEYSGGQSHRSRNIGGNYPEKLSSRDSHNQKDNTKSKEKESENVSGDGKGNKHKKHRKRRKGEESEGFLNPELLETSRKSREPTSGEENKTDSLFVLPSRDDATPVRDEPMDAESITFKSVSEKDKREKDKPKAKGDKTKRKNDGSAVSKKETVAKPAKGPQEKLDGEREKSPRSEPPLKKAKEETPKTDNVKSSSSSQKDEKIIGTPRKAHSKSVKEHQETKPVKEEKVKKDYSKDVKSEKLTSKEEKTKKPNDKSKPLDSKGEKRKRKTEEKGGDKDFESSSMKISKLEVTEIVKPSPKRKMELDIEKLDRTPEKDKISSSTAPAKKIKLNRETGKKIGSTENISNTKEPSEKLESTSGKVKQEKIKGKVRRKVTGTEGSSSTLVDYTSTSSTGGSPVRKSEEKTDTKRTVIKTMEEYNNDNTAPAEDVIIMIQVPQSKWDKDDFESEEEDVKSTTQPISSVGKPASVIKNVSTKPSNAVKYTEKENESSEKIQKLTKEVSHEITQHEVKSSKNSASSEKGKTKDRDHSVLEKENPEKRKNSTQPEKDSNLDRLNEQGNFKSLSQSSKETRTSGKEDKHDSIRGSSNKDFTPNRDKKTDYDNREYSSSKRRDERNELTRRKDSPSRSKDSAAGQKTKPREERDLPKKGTGDSKKSNSSPSRDKKPHDHKSTYDTKRSSEETKSVDKNPCKDREKHVLEAKNNKESSGNKSLYILNPPDPQIEKEQVTGQIDKNTIKPKPQLSHSSRLSSDLTRETDEAAFEPDYNESDSESNVSVKEEETSGKISKELKDKVMEKAKESLDMAAVSQVGVTRSQSQSSPSVSPSRSHSPSGSQTRSHSSSASSAESQDSKKKKKKKEKKKHKKHKKHKKHKKHAGTEVELEKSQKHKHKKKKSKKSKDKEKEKEKDDQKVKSVTV; encoded by the exons AATATACTGATGATAATGCTCTAATTCCTAAGAATTCATCTGTGATTGTTAGAAGAATTCCTATTGGAGGTGTTAAATCTACAAGCAAGACATACGTTat AAGTCGAACTGAACCAGTGATGGGAACTTCAAAAGCA ATTGATGACTCTTCTGCATCTATTTCTCTGGCCCAGCTTAcgaag ACTGCCAATCTGGCTGAAGCCAATGCTTctgaagaagataaaattaaagcAATGATGTCGCAATCTGGCCATGAATACGACCCAGTCAA tTACATGAAGAAACCTCTAGGTCCACCACCTCCATCTTATACTTGTTTCCGTTGTGGTAAACCTGGCCATTATATTAAGAATTGCCCAACAAATGGG GATAAGAACTTTGAATCTGGTCCTAGGATTAAAAAGAGCACTGGAATTCCCAGAAGTTTTATGATGGAGGTGAAAGATCCTAACATGAAAGGTGCAATGCTTACCAACACTGGAAAATATGCAATACCAACTATAGATGC AGAAGCATATGcaattgggaaaaaagaaaaaccaccttTTTTACCAGAGGAACCATCATCATCTTCAGAAGAAGATGATCCTATCCCAGATGAATTGTTGTGTCTCATCTGCAAAGATATTATGACTGATGCTGTTGTCATTCCATGCTGTGGAAATAGTTATTGTGATGAAT GTATAAGGACAGCTCTCTTGGAATCAGATGAACATACATGTCCAACATGTCATCAGAATGATGTCTCTCCTGATGCTTTAATTGCCAATAAGTTCTTACGACAG GCTGTTAATAACTTCAAAAATGAAACTGGTTATACGAAAAGACTAAGAAAACAGttacctccacccccaccccaactaCCACCTCCAAGACCACTCATTCAACGGAACCTACAACCTCTGATGAGGTCTCCAATATCAAGACAACAAGATCCTCTGATGATTCCAGTGACATCATCAACTCACCCGGCTCCATCCATATCTTCATTAACCTCTAATCAGTCTTCCTTGGCCCCTCCTGTGCCTGGAAATCCATCTTCTACCCCAGCCCCTGTACCTGATATAACTGCAACAGTCTCCATATCAGTCCACTCAGAAAAATCAGATGGACCTTTTCG GGATTCTGATAATAAAATACTGCCAGCTGCAGCACTTGCATCTGAACATTCAAAGGGAGCCTCTTCAATTGCAATTACTGCCCTTATGGAAGAGAAG GGTTACCAGGTGCCTGTACTTGGAACCCCATCTTTGCTTGGACAGTCATTATTGCATGGACAATTGATCCCCACAACTG gTCCAGTAAGAATAAACACTGCTCGTCCAGGTGGTGGTCGACCAGGTTGGGAACA TTCCAACAAGCTTGGATATCTGGTTTCTCCACCACAGCAAATTagaagaggggagagaagctGCTACAG aagtATAAACCGTGGACGACACCACAGCGAAAGATCACAGAGAACTCAAGGCCCATCACTACCAGCAAATCCAGTTTTTGTACCtgtcccaccccctcccttgtatcctcctcctccccacacgcttcctctccctccaggtGTTCCTCCTCCACAGTTttctcctcagtttcctcctggccAGCCACCACCTGCTGGGTATAGTGTTCCCCCTCCAGGGTTTCCTCCAGCTCCGGCCAATTTATCAACACCTTGGGTATCATCAGGAGTACAGACAGCTCATTCAAATACCATCCCAACAACACAAGCACCACCTTTGTCCAGGGAAGAATTCTATAGAGAGCAACGACGACTAAAAGAAGA ggaaaagaaaaagtccaaGCTAGATGAGTTTACAAATGATTTTGCTAAGGAATTGATGGAATACAAAAAGATTCAAAAGGAGCGTAGGCGCTCATTTTCCAG gtCCAAATCTCCCTATAGTGGTTCATCCTATTCAAGAAGTTCATATACTTATTCTAAATCAAGATCTGGTTCAACACGATCACGTTCTTATTCTCGATCATTTAGCCGCTCACATTCTCGTTCCTATTCACGATCACCTCCATACCCCagaagaggcagaggaaaaagTCGAAATTACCGTTCACGGTCTAGATCGCACGGGTATCATCGATCTAGGTCAAGGTCACCCCCATATAGACGGTATCATTCACGATCAAGATCTCCTCAAGCATTTAGGGGACAATCTCCTAATAAACGTAATGTACCTCAAGGAGAAACAGAACGTGAATATTTTAACAGGTACAGAGAAGTTCCACCACCTTATGACATGAAAGCTTATTACGGGAGGAGTGTTGACTTCAGAGACCCATTTGAAAAAGAACGTTATCGAGAATGGGAGAGAAAATATAGAGAGTggtatgaaaaatattataaaggctATGCTGCTGGAGCACAGCCTAGACCTTCAGCAAATAGAGAGAACTTTTCTCCAGAGAGATTTTTACCACTTAATATCAGGAATTCTCCCTTCACAAGAGGCCGCAGAGAGGAGTACTCTGGTGGACAGAGTCATAGAAGTCGAAACATAGGTGGCAACTATCCAGAAAAGCTTTCATCAAGAGACAGTCACAATCAGAAGGATAATACAAAGTCAAAAGAGAAGGAGAGTGAAAATGTTTCAGGAGatggtaaaggaaataaacataagaaacacagaaaaagaagaaagggggaagaaagtgAAGGCTTTCTAAACCCAGAGTTATTAGAAACTTCTAGGAAATCAAGAGAGCCAACAAgtggtgaagaaaataaaacagactcaTTGTTTGTTCTCCCAAGTAGAGATGATGCTACACCTGTTAGAGATGAACCAATGGATGCTGAATCCATTACTTTTAAATCAGTGTCtgaaaaagacaagagagaaaaagataaacctAAAGCAAAAGGTGACAAGACCAAACGGAAAAATGATGGATCTGCTGTGTCCAAAAAAGAAACTGTTGCAAAACCTGCTAAAGGACCTCAAGAAAAACTAGATGGAGAGCGTGAAAAATCTCCTCGATCTGAACCTCCACTTAAAAAAGCCAAAGAGGAGACTCCAAAGACTGACAATGTGAAATCATCATCTTCCtctcaaaaagatgaaaagatcaTTGGTACCCCCAGAAAAGCTCACTCTAAGTCAGTAAAGGAACACCAGGAGACAAAACCAGTCAAAGAGGAAAAAGTGAAGAAGGACTACTCCAAAGACGTCAAGTCAGAGAAGCTAACTAGTAAGGAAGAAAAGACCAAGAAGCCTAATGATAAGAGTAAACCACTTGATagcaagggagaaaaaagaaaaagaaaaactgaagagaaaggtGGAGATAAAGATTTTGAGTCATCTTCAATGAAAATCTCTAAATTAGAAGTAACTGAAATAGTGAAACCATCACCAAAGCGCAAAATGGAACTTGATATTGAAAAGCTGGATAGGACGcctgaaaaagacaaaatttcaTCATCAACTGCTCCAGCCAAAAAAATCAAGCTTAACAGAGAAACTGGTAAAAAAATTGGAAGTACAGAAAATATATCTAATACAAAAGAACCCTCTGAAAAATTGGAGTCAACATCTGGCAaagttaaacaagaaaaaatcaaaggaaaggtCAGGCGAAAAGTGACTGGAACTGAAGGATCCAGCTCAACACTCGTGGATTATACCAG taCCAGTTCGACTGGAGGCAGTCCTGTGcggaaatctgaagaaaaaacagatacaaaGCGAACTGTCATTAAAACAATGGAAGAGTATAATAATGATAACACAGCTCCTGCTGAAGATGTTATTATTATGATTCAGGTTCCTCAATCCAAATGGGATAAAGATGACTTTGAATCTGAAGAAGAAGATGTTAAATCCACCACACAGCCTATATCAAGTGTAGGAAAACCTGCCAGTGTTATAAAAAATGTTAGCACTAAGCCATCAAATGCAGTCAAatatactgaaaaagaaaatgagtcgTCAGAGAAAATTCAGAAACTCACCAAGGAAGTGAGCCATGAAATTACACAGCATGAGGTCAAAAGTTCAAAAAACTCTGCATCTAGTGAAAAAGGGAAAACCAAAGATCGAGATCATTCAGTGTTGGAAAAGGAAAAcccagaaaagaggaagaacagcACTCAGCCAGAGAAAGATAGTAATCTGGACCGTCTGAATGagcaaggaaattttaaaagtctgtctCAATCTTCCAAAGAGACTAGAACTTCTGGCAAAGAAGATAAGCATGATTCCATTCGAGGTTCCTCAAATAAAGACTTCACTcccaacagagacaaaaaaactGATTATGACAACAGAGAGTATTCAAGTTCCAAACGTAGAGATGAAAGGAATGAattaacaagaagaaaagactctCCTTCTCGCAGTAAAGACTCTGCAGCTGGACAAAAAACTAAGCCAAGGGAGGAGAGAGATTTGCCTAAAAAAGGAACAGGAGATTCCAAAAAAAGTAACTCTAGTCCCTCAAGAGACAAAAAACCTCATGATCATAAATCCACTTATGATACTAAACGTTCAAGTGAAGAGACGAAATCTGTAGATAAAAATCCCTGTAAAGATCGTGAGAAACATGTGTTAGAGGCAAAGAACAATAAAGAGTCAAGTGGCAATAAATCACTGTATATACTTAACCCACCGGACCCACAGATTGAGAAGGAGCAAGTTACTGGGCAAATTGATAAGAACACCATCAAGCCTAAACCCCAGTTAAGTCATTCCTCTCGACTGTCCTCTGACTTAACTAGAGAAACTGATGAAGCTGCTTTTGAACCAGATTACAATGAAAGTGACAGTGAAAGCAATGTATctgtaaaagaggaagaaacttcAGGGAAAATTTCTAAGGAACTGAAAGATAAAGTaatggagaaagcaaaagagagcCTGGACATGGCAGCAGTCAGCCAGGTAGGTGTAACCAGGAGCCAGAGTCAAAGCAGCCCTAGTGTCAGTCCAAGTAGAAGTCATAGCCCTTCTGGAAGCCAAACCCGAAGCCACAGTAGCAGTGCTAGCTCTGCAGAAAGTCAGGAcagcaagaagaagaagaaaaagaaagaaaagaaaaagcacaagaaacataaaaaacataAGAAGCATAAGAAACATGCAGGCACTGAAGTAGAATtggaaaaaagccaaaaacacaaacataagaaaaagaagtcaaagaagagcaaagataaagaaaaggagaaggagaaggatgaCCAAAAAGTGAAATCTGTCACTGTGTAA